A region from the Pelobates fuscus isolate aPelFus1 chromosome 1, aPelFus1.pri, whole genome shotgun sequence genome encodes:
- the LOC134568110 gene encoding myosin light polypeptide 6-like isoform X3: MCDFQEDQIADFKEAFLLFDKTGDSKIQLGQCGDVMRALGQNPTNAEVLKVLGNPKAEDLATKHISFDQFLPMFQTIAKNKDPGTHEDFVEGLRVFDKEANGTVMAAELRHVLVTLGEKLGEDEVDALLFGHEDANGCINYEELVRMVMSG, from the exons ATTTCAAGGAGGCTTTCTTGCTCTTTGATAAAACTGGAGATTCCAAAATCCAGCTCGGCCAATGTGGGGATGTCATGCGGGCCCTGGGGCAGAACCCCACAAATGCAGAGGTTCTTAAAGTGTTGGGAAACCCAAAAGCTGAAG ACCTGGCCACTAAACATATCAGCTTTGACCAGTTCCTCCCCATGTTTCAGACCATTGCCAAGAACAAGGACCCAGGCACACACGAAGATTTTGTGGAAGGTTTGAGAGTCTTTGACAAGGAAGCCAATGGCACTGTAATGGCAGCAGAGCTTCGTCATGTTCTTGTTACACTCG GGGAAAAGCTGGGAGAAGATGAAGTGGATGCACTTTTGTTTGGTCATGAAGATGCTAACGGTTGCATTAATTACGAAG AACTTGTCCGGATGGTAATGAGCGGCTGA
- the LOC134568110 gene encoding myosin light polypeptide 6-like isoform X4: MCDFQEDQIADFKEAFLLFDKTGDSKIQLGQCGDVMRALGQNPTNAEVLKVLGNPKAEDLATKHISFDQFLPMFQTIAKNKDPGTHEDFVEGLRVFDKEANGTVMAAELRHVLVTLGEKLGEDEVDALLFGHEDANGCINYEDFVRHIMSA; encoded by the exons ATTTCAAGGAGGCTTTCTTGCTCTTTGATAAAACTGGAGATTCCAAAATCCAGCTCGGCCAATGTGGGGATGTCATGCGGGCCCTGGGGCAGAACCCCACAAATGCAGAGGTTCTTAAAGTGTTGGGAAACCCAAAAGCTGAAG ACCTGGCCACTAAACATATCAGCTTTGACCAGTTCCTCCCCATGTTTCAGACCATTGCCAAGAACAAGGACCCAGGCACACACGAAGATTTTGTGGAAGGTTTGAGAGTCTTTGACAAGGAAGCCAATGGCACTGTAATGGCAGCAGAGCTTCGTCATGTTCTTGTTACACTCG GGGAAAAGCTGGGAGAAGATGAAGTGGATGCACTTTTGTTTGGTCATGAAGATGCTAACGGTTGCATTAATTACGAAG ACTTTGTCAGGCACATCATGTCTGCGTGA